A segment of the Collimonas fungivorans genome:
GTTTAAAACGTCGTGAGACAGTTTGGTCCCTATCTGCCGTGGGCGTTGGAAATTTGAAGGGGGCTGCTCCTAGTACGAGAGGACCGGAGTGGACGAACCTCTGGTGTACCGGTTGTCACGCCAGTGGCATTGCCGGGTAGCTAAGTTCGGAAGAGATAACCGCTGAAAGCATCTAAGCGGGAAACTTGCCTTAAGATGATATTTCCCGGGAACTAGATTCCCCTAAAGGGTCGTTCGAGACCAGGACGTTGATAGGTCAGGTGTGGAAGCGTAGTAATACGTTAAGCTAACTGATACTAATTGCCCGTGAGGCTTGTCCCTATAACCTTAGCAGGTTATATGATGAGCTTATTTGTTTGCCAAGATTCGAAAGAATCGTTTGGACACTCATACCCAACCGGACTCACTCACCCTAGTGAGTTCGGTATAAAAAACTACTTCTTCTAAATTGCGTTCTTTGTTGCTCCAATCGGAGAACAAAAACGATACAAGTTATGCCTGATGACCATAGCGAGTTGGTACCACCCCTTCCCATCCCGAACAGGACCGTGAAACGACTTTGCGCCGATGATAGTGCTGCAACCAGTGTGAAAGTAGGTCATCGTCAGGCTTTTATTAAAAAACCCTCTGCATTCATCTGCAGAGGGTTTTTGCTTTGGGGTTTTGGTTTGCGCAGCCGATAATTTCCGGCAATTTCATCTTTCCGCTAACAAAACCACTGTGTTTTTAACCAGTTGTCCTGTATGATTCATTGATTCACATAAAGGCCAACTGCGATGATAGGTCGTCTTTCCGGGATTCTGCTCGAAAAAAATCCTCCCCAATTGCTGATTGACTGCAACGGCGTCGGCTATGAAGTCGGTGTGCCGATGAGCACTTTCTACAATTTGCCGGGACTGGGTGAGAAGGTCGCCTTGCTCACCCACCTGGCGATACGGGAAGATGCACATGTGCTGTATGGTTTCGGCACAGCTGAAGAACGGAATGTTTTCAAGCAGCTGATCAAGATCAGCGGCGTCGGCGCCCGTACTGCCTTGTCCATTTTGTCTGGCATGTCGGTGCAGGATCTGGCGCAGGCAATCACCATGCAGGAAGCCGGCCGTCTGACCAAGGTGCCGGGCATCGGCAAGAAAACCGCCGAACGCCTGTTGCTCGAATTGAAAGGCAAACTGGGAGCCGACCTGGGACCGGTCGGCAGCCATCATGCCAGCGACGCCAGCGGCGATATCTTGAATGCCCTGATTGCGCTTGGTTATTCCGACAAGGAAGCGATGCTGGCGCTCAAGCAGCTGCCGGCTGACACCAGCGTGTCGGATGGTATCAAATTGGCACTG
Coding sequences within it:
- the ruvA gene encoding Holliday junction branch migration protein RuvA is translated as MIGRLSGILLEKNPPQLLIDCNGVGYEVGVPMSTFYNLPGLGEKVALLTHLAIREDAHVLYGFGTAEERNVFKQLIKISGVGARTALSILSGMSVQDLAQAITMQEAGRLTKVPGIGKKTAERLLLELKGKLGADLGPVGSHHASDASGDILNALIALGYSDKEAMLALKQLPADTSVSDGIKLALKALSKL